The following proteins are encoded in a genomic region of Desulfosporosinus youngiae DSM 17734:
- a CDS encoding ABC transporter substrate-binding protein, with protein MSKVSIGDEKVIRIGVLSQNEGRLEKFEGLKDELKNLNYEEGKDVVYEVMTAPNDYTEMDQLAEKLVSKKFNVLVASGEGETRSLAKTVAKLNDPPPIIFMGTLSPIAIGLVENEVFPETNVTGLNNYHYELISKRLDLLKRLIPQVEEVAVLGDQRTIYFQDSQPGLSQTAQALNIRYKMYDITNEQDIPGIVDEISKNSHAILIMPGSFLETHTEEIASYALLKGVPVFGVYPSDIERGCIASYGTSYYNQGAQTAHMVHKIIIGYSPKSIPVETAEKLSFKVNLEVARKLGISLEEAYLGFADEVIGQGGYH; from the coding sequence ATGAGTAAAGTGTCCATCGGTGATGAGAAGGTTATCAGAATTGGAGTTCTGTCTCAGAATGAGGGTCGTTTGGAGAAGTTTGAAGGGCTTAAGGACGAACTGAAGAACTTAAATTATGAAGAGGGTAAGGATGTTGTCTATGAGGTAATGACTGCCCCAAACGATTATACGGAAATGGATCAGCTCGCGGAGAAATTAGTCTCTAAGAAATTTAATGTTTTAGTTGCTTCCGGGGAGGGGGAGACTCGTTCTCTGGCAAAGACAGTAGCAAAGCTTAACGATCCTCCGCCGATCATTTTTATGGGGACACTTTCTCCGATAGCCATTGGCTTGGTAGAAAACGAGGTTTTCCCCGAAACAAATGTTACAGGACTCAATAACTATCATTATGAACTCATCTCGAAAAGACTTGATCTGCTCAAACGGTTGATTCCTCAGGTTGAAGAGGTCGCAGTTCTGGGAGATCAGCGCACAATTTACTTTCAGGATTCTCAGCCGGGTCTTAGTCAGACAGCTCAGGCATTGAATATCAGGTATAAGATGTATGACATAACTAACGAGCAAGATATTCCTGGAATTGTTGATGAAATCAGCAAAAATAGCCACGCTATTCTCATTATGCCGGGATCTTTTCTGGAAACACATACAGAAGAGATAGCAAGCTATGCATTATTAAAGGGTGTGCCCGTTTTTGGGGTTTACCCTAGTGATATTGAGAGAGGATGTATTGCCTCTTACGGGACGTCTTATTACAATCAAGGCGCTCAAACCGCACATATGGTTCATAAAATCATAATTGGGTATTCTCCTAAGTCTATCCCTGTTGAAACAGCCGAAAAACTAAGTTTTAAGGTTAACCTAGAGGTCGCTCGAAAATTAGGGATTTCTCTTGAAGAAGCTTATTTAGGTTTCGCAGATGAAGTGATTGGACAAGGAGGTTATCATTGA
- a CDS encoding LTA synthase family protein — MFGFINFFYILHRKLYLVIGVLLISLLSIIGLISRQKLVLRGEPLLPWDLILGKEALNITKNFSGAIEIIPLLYIGVSAIVLLAFIRLIPRETFSWQKKLATFTLSLAVLVSFSTEILSLERTFSLRQINWSQKLNYDENGMFLGFILNTAYLTVDKPKDYEQELVKEIMDNTEPAYAVDPDFKPNIIFVMSEAFWDPTLLNEISFSEDPLPYFRSLQNDYTSGMMLSPVYGGGTANTEFEVLTGLSTQFLPKGVIPYVEYVRKPIVALPAILKKQGYTTTAIHTYDNWFYGRNNVYKNLTFDKFISKEFFDQPEYYGQYIRDTELSKRILEEIKKTEKPDFVYAISMQAHGPYSTEENPDKLIEVSGNISPSSKAILANYTQTISDVDQSLKLLIEGLEQLNEPSIVVFFGDHLPMLGTNFDVYSEANFFRDELNYQDYLNMYSVPFVVWDNYSGNKEELRISANFLSSYILERTKKTGSPTTDFLNSLTQNGSNVLISEHHQMREAISQKEIDQYQLLQYDLLFGNEYAYLLQPDHKPQPNNDYVLGDGRAIIVNATPPNTSVIEIQGEHFLHDHKVYVNGQLVHTDFENPTYMTASLPERLNSLSEPLDIQIKLTDSMGNVISESNTFKLDTF; from the coding sequence ATGTTTGGATTTATTAATTTTTTTTATATTTTGCATCGAAAACTATATCTGGTGATTGGCGTCTTATTAATTTCTCTATTATCGATTATAGGCCTGATTAGCAGACAAAAATTAGTCCTTAGAGGAGAACCCCTTCTGCCTTGGGACCTTATCCTCGGTAAAGAAGCTCTTAATATAACGAAAAATTTCAGCGGTGCTATTGAGATCATTCCCCTATTATACATAGGTGTTTCTGCAATTGTTCTTTTAGCATTTATTCGATTGATTCCTAGGGAAACTTTCAGTTGGCAAAAGAAACTAGCAACTTTTACCTTATCCTTAGCCGTGCTTGTCTCCTTTTCAACAGAAATACTATCTCTGGAAAGGACCTTTTCGCTGCGTCAGATTAACTGGAGCCAAAAACTTAACTATGACGAAAATGGTATGTTTCTGGGCTTTATTCTTAACACTGCTTATCTGACCGTTGATAAGCCGAAGGATTACGAACAGGAACTTGTAAAAGAGATCATGGACAATACAGAGCCGGCTTATGCTGTTGACCCTGACTTTAAGCCAAATATTATTTTCGTTATGAGTGAAGCCTTTTGGGATCCGACTCTGTTAAATGAAATTTCGTTTAGTGAAGACCCCCTTCCCTATTTTCGATCTCTGCAAAATGATTACACCAGCGGCATGATGCTTTCTCCAGTTTATGGAGGTGGTACGGCTAACACTGAATTCGAAGTATTAACAGGGCTGTCAACCCAATTTCTTCCTAAGGGTGTTATTCCTTATGTCGAATATGTTCGTAAACCTATCGTCGCTTTACCCGCCATCTTAAAAAAACAAGGGTATACAACAACAGCTATTCACACCTATGATAACTGGTTTTATGGCCGTAATAATGTTTATAAAAATCTTACCTTTGATAAATTCATCAGCAAAGAGTTCTTTGATCAACCCGAATACTACGGCCAATATATTCGTGATACGGAGCTTTCCAAACGAATTCTCGAAGAAATTAAGAAAACAGAAAAGCCTGATTTCGTTTATGCTATTTCTATGCAAGCCCATGGGCCATACTCTACAGAAGAAAACCCAGATAAGTTAATTGAAGTAAGCGGAAATATAAGTCCCTCATCCAAGGCTATTTTAGCAAACTATACTCAAACCATTTCCGATGTTGATCAATCCCTTAAGCTCTTAATTGAAGGATTAGAGCAGTTGAACGAACCTTCAATCGTCGTTTTCTTTGGAGATCACTTACCTATGCTGGGAACGAATTTTGACGTTTATAGTGAAGCAAATTTCTTCCGGGATGAACTTAATTACCAGGATTATTTGAATATGTACAGTGTCCCTTTTGTCGTTTGGGATAACTATTCCGGCAACAAGGAAGAACTTCGTATTTCCGCCAACTTTTTAAGTTCCTATATTTTAGAACGCACTAAAAAAACAGGAAGTCCGACGACAGACTTCCTTAATTCCCTTACGCAAAATGGTTCCAATGTCTTAATCAGTGAACATCATCAAATGAGAGAGGCCATTTCTCAGAAGGAAATTGATCAATACCAGCTGCTTCAATATGATCTTCTTTTTGGCAATGAGTATGCCTATCTCTTACAACCGGACCATAAACCCCAGCCAAATAATGATTATGTTTTAGGAGACGGTCGGGCTATTATTGTCAATGCGACACCTCCCAATACCTCTGTTATCGAAATACAAGGGGAACATTTTTTGCATGACCACAAGGTCTATGTGAACGGTCAGCTCGTTCACACCGATTTTGAAAATCCGACTTATATGACGGCCAGTCTTCCCGAGCGCTTAAATAGTCTTTCGGAACCACTTGATATCCAAATCAAGTTAACCGATAGTATGGGGAACGTTATCTCAGAATCCAATACGTTTAAACTTGACACATTTTAG
- a CDS encoding acetyl-CoA hydrolase/transferase C-terminal domain-containing protein, which produces MKETSGIIYDDVTKCVDEVIRYIGKDITYAMTLALGKPVHFINELYSRAKKDPELNLKIITALSLEIPKGKSELERRLMEPIMDRVFAGVPEFDYVIDFRAGTLPKNVEVFEFYSKAGSTINNPVAQQHHLSSHYTHVVRDAIALGTNVFGELISYQEINGKTMYSMACNPDICLETIRLFKEKQAKGEKVLVIGEANKKLPFMYGDAVVEAETYDMILQGPQFDYELFCPPKDSVSLTDHMIGINVSPLIKDGGTIQVGIGALGDAIVSGLILRNEHNAVYQEILEKAGIKKRYDKLISCWGDTGTFEEGLYGSSEMFVDAFMQMYKSKILKRKVFDSIPLMQLINAGKLDADNIPPDIIDQLIGMKAVHRKLKAKDFAFLTEFGILKKGLFYENYTIFDGEKRYSADMNDEKNRLEIRKLLGKELLKGTVILGAFFLGPKAFYQALNNMSEEERQVFAMSGVEKVNQLYGDEELRTLQRKDARFINTGMVASVFGAIASDQLENGQVVSGIGGQYNFVAMGHVLPDARIIIMIKSTRGSGRSLKSNIVFNYGHCSIPKHMRDIVVTEYGIADIRSKPEKEVIAEMINISDSRFQKQLVEQAKKAGKLPLDYEIPEEYRNNLPQKISALLKPYQSQGLFPQFPFGTELPEVDLTLVKALKGLKGLAKGNRLKLVKGMALELFRPIPGTAAQHYLERMNLLHPSSINERIMRKIVVFALRNANVFQSSASLPLQASSRVVSK; this is translated from the coding sequence ATGAAAGAAACCTCAGGAATAATCTATGACGATGTAACCAAATGTGTCGATGAAGTTATTCGCTACATAGGGAAGGATATCACCTATGCTATGACCCTTGCCCTAGGCAAACCAGTTCATTTTATCAATGAGCTTTACAGTCGGGCCAAAAAGGATCCCGAGCTGAATCTTAAGATCATTACCGCTCTTTCTCTGGAAATACCTAAAGGCAAATCTGAACTCGAACGACGCTTAATGGAACCTATTATGGATCGGGTTTTTGCCGGTGTCCCTGAATTTGACTATGTGATTGATTTCAGAGCAGGTACCCTTCCTAAAAATGTCGAAGTCTTTGAATTCTACTCTAAAGCAGGTTCTACTATCAATAATCCTGTAGCCCAGCAGCACCATTTGTCTTCTCACTACACACATGTGGTTCGAGATGCTATAGCTCTCGGAACAAACGTCTTTGGCGAGCTTATAAGTTACCAGGAAATTAACGGTAAAACCATGTATTCAATGGCCTGTAATCCAGATATCTGTCTCGAAACTATACGATTATTTAAAGAGAAACAGGCCAAAGGTGAAAAAGTCCTTGTTATAGGGGAAGCAAACAAAAAGCTGCCCTTTATGTATGGAGATGCTGTCGTAGAAGCAGAAACCTATGATATGATTCTTCAGGGCCCGCAATTTGACTACGAACTTTTCTGTCCTCCTAAAGATTCTGTTTCCCTAACTGATCATATGATTGGCATCAATGTCAGCCCCTTGATCAAAGACGGCGGCACAATCCAGGTCGGGATTGGCGCCCTGGGGGATGCAATCGTTTCGGGGCTTATTTTGCGTAATGAACATAATGCTGTATATCAGGAAATCTTGGAGAAGGCTGGTATTAAAAAGCGATATGACAAACTAATCTCCTGCTGGGGGGATACCGGTACCTTTGAAGAAGGGCTTTACGGCTCATCCGAGATGTTTGTCGATGCCTTTATGCAGATGTACAAAAGCAAGATCCTCAAACGAAAAGTCTTTGACAGCATCCCCCTTATGCAATTGATCAATGCCGGAAAGCTCGACGCCGATAACATTCCTCCGGACATCATAGATCAACTGATCGGGATGAAAGCAGTGCATAGAAAACTGAAGGCTAAGGACTTCGCTTTCCTCACGGAATTCGGAATCCTGAAAAAAGGCCTTTTCTATGAAAACTATACCATTTTTGATGGAGAGAAACGTTATTCAGCCGATATGAATGATGAGAAAAACAGACTAGAAATCAGAAAACTGCTCGGAAAAGAACTCCTTAAGGGAACCGTAATCTTGGGAGCATTCTTCCTAGGTCCGAAAGCCTTCTATCAGGCCCTCAACAACATGAGTGAAGAAGAACGGCAAGTTTTCGCTATGTCCGGTGTGGAAAAGGTCAATCAGCTTTATGGCGACGAGGAATTACGAACCTTACAACGAAAGGATGCCCGCTTCATTAATACCGGCATGGTTGCCAGCGTTTTTGGAGCCATTGCATCAGATCAACTTGAGAATGGTCAAGTTGTCAGCGGAATTGGCGGACAATATAACTTTGTGGCAATGGGCCATGTCCTGCCCGACGCTAGAATTATTATCATGATCAAAAGCACAAGAGGATCGGGCAGGAGCCTTAAGTCCAACATAGTCTTTAACTACGGCCATTGTTCTATCCCTAAACATATGAGAGATATAGTAGTAACTGAGTATGGAATTGCTGACATTCGAAGCAAACCAGAAAAAGAAGTTATTGCTGAAATGATAAACATCTCCGATTCCAGGTTTCAAAAGCAGTTAGTTGAGCAGGCAAAGAAAGCCGGAAAGCTTCCTCTGGATTATGAAATCCCGGAAGAGTATCGAAATAATTTACCGCAAAAAATCTCTGCCCTTCTTAAGCCCTATCAATCTCAAGGGCTCTTTCCTCAATTTCCCTTCGGTACGGAATTGCCAGAGGTTGACCTGACCCTAGTTAAAGCCTTGAAGGGCTTAAAAGGACTTGCTAAGGGAAATCGACTTAAACTGGTCAAAGGAATGGCGCTGGAATTATTCAGACCAATTCCTGGAACAGCGGCCCAACACTACTTGGAAAGGATGAATCTTCTCCACCCTTCTTCTATCAATGAGAGAATCATGAGAAAGATTGTCGTCTTTGCCCTTAGAAACGCCAATGTCTTTCAATCGTCTGCTTCTCTTCCTCTGCAAGCATCATCCCGCGTAGTATCCAAGTAG
- a CDS encoding ATP-binding protein: MKAGKTPWKQHIKIRVLVFGILMSIIPMVFISLTTFNTVTYKFKESIREQNLQKATLIATKLQVSITNIVESLSNLTDVNSSALIKGKDKEQEGILNIVLRQEPYLEDIKILDKNHKILVQVSRREVITNANLKNVDYIGPETIPEYYVVSDIFFSKDRRPQFYITLGIRDSQTREPLGYLQAKADLKLMITQYIDTRIGHKGYVFFVDEKGSLIGHTDFSRVLRREDIRENPAVSSFLNSEDPPNEYTGEQGEKVIGLFARVEKTNWGVFIEQPAKEAYEPIYALARNLGGVLFLTIAVVTMLSIVFGLRLVRPIEDLEAQVQKIRATGDLQADISHSTQDEIGRLAYSFKQLMAMLDEKNQNIKSEKELLRTVVDGIGAGMVLLNYHKQIIWWNPTFSKWFGENNYLNLSCEDVMQSEEDVDCLLLESGRVSSFNLNGERKYLRQLHYQIPSGNSEGAEYLVILEDVTQQVEMESRVIETDKMATLGLLASGIAHEINNPLAIVSAYSEDLLDCLNEKPDKVDIDEIKESLRITSEQIVRCKQITNGLLQFSRKRTYEYNLLDIGVSSSQMIKLLEYKAKQRYITLKKRLDPGLYIMGNENEWQQVVLNIVSNALDASPANALIEIETYPSGQSIYFVVKDYGQGIPQNELKYVLNPFFTTKPVGKGTGLGLFVSYGIVRRMNGRLSIESTEGKGTIVSIALPAYKGG, from the coding sequence TTGAAAGCGGGAAAGACGCCCTGGAAGCAGCATATTAAAATTAGAGTGTTAGTTTTTGGAATCTTAATGTCAATTATTCCGATGGTGTTTATCTCCCTGACTACCTTTAATACGGTAACGTACAAGTTTAAAGAAAGTATTAGAGAACAAAACTTACAAAAGGCTACACTCATTGCCACAAAGCTCCAGGTTTCAATTACGAATATTGTAGAAAGTTTGTCTAATCTTACCGATGTAAATTCTTCAGCCCTAATCAAAGGGAAGGATAAAGAACAAGAGGGGATCCTGAATATCGTATTGCGTCAGGAACCTTACTTAGAGGATATTAAGATTTTGGATAAAAACCACAAGATTTTGGTTCAAGTCTCCAGGCGGGAAGTCATAACAAATGCTAATCTTAAAAATGTGGATTACATTGGCCCGGAAACAATACCTGAATACTACGTTGTAAGTGATATTTTTTTCTCTAAAGACCGACGGCCTCAATTTTATATTACCTTAGGAATAAGGGATTCGCAGACACGTGAACCCCTCGGATATCTTCAGGCTAAAGCTGATTTGAAATTAATGATTACCCAATATATAGATACGCGTATAGGGCATAAAGGCTATGTTTTTTTTGTTGATGAAAAGGGTTCCCTAATTGGTCATACCGATTTTAGCAGGGTCTTGCGCCGGGAGGATATTAGAGAAAATCCGGCAGTAAGTAGTTTTTTAAATAGTGAGGATCCCCCGAATGAGTATACAGGCGAACAAGGAGAGAAGGTTATTGGGTTGTTTGCTCGTGTGGAAAAAACTAATTGGGGAGTCTTTATTGAGCAACCTGCTAAAGAAGCGTACGAACCGATTTATGCGCTGGCGAGGAACTTGGGGGGGGTTTTATTCCTAACCATTGCGGTGGTGACAATGCTTAGCATTGTCTTTGGACTAAGGCTGGTACGGCCAATTGAAGACCTTGAAGCTCAAGTCCAAAAAATCAGGGCAACAGGAGATTTACAGGCAGATATTTCTCATTCAACTCAAGACGAAATCGGTAGACTGGCCTACTCATTTAAACAACTTATGGCGATGTTGGATGAAAAAAATCAAAACATCAAATCAGAAAAGGAGCTTTTAAGAACGGTTGTCGATGGCATTGGCGCAGGCATGGTTTTGTTAAACTATCATAAGCAAATCATATGGTGGAATCCGACCTTTTCGAAATGGTTTGGAGAGAACAATTATTTAAATCTTTCCTGTGAAGACGTTATGCAGAGTGAAGAAGACGTTGATTGTTTGCTCCTCGAAAGCGGTCGTGTGAGCTCCTTTAATTTGAACGGGGAACGGAAATATCTCAGGCAGCTACACTATCAAATTCCCAGTGGAAATAGTGAAGGGGCGGAATACCTCGTCATACTGGAAGATGTCACCCAACAGGTTGAGATGGAGTCCAGAGTTATCGAAACAGATAAAATGGCTACTTTAGGGCTTTTGGCATCAGGGATTGCCCATGAAATCAATAATCCCCTGGCGATCGTTTCAGCCTACAGTGAGGATTTGCTGGATTGCTTAAATGAAAAACCGGATAAAGTCGATATTGACGAAATCAAGGAGAGTCTGCGAATTACATCTGAGCAAATTGTTCGCTGCAAACAAATTACAAATGGTCTTTTGCAATTTTCACGCAAACGCACCTATGAATATAATTTACTGGATATTGGGGTTTCCAGTTCTCAAATGATTAAGCTTTTAGAATATAAAGCGAAACAAAGATATATAACCCTTAAAAAGCGGCTGGATCCGGGTCTATATATTATGGGCAATGAAAATGAATGGCAGCAAGTGGTCTTAAATATAGTATCAAATGCTTTAGATGCTTCCCCAGCTAATGCCCTAATTGAAATAGAGACTTATCCCAGCGGTCAGAGTATTTACTTTGTTGTAAAAGACTATGGTCAAGGTATACCTCAAAATGAACTAAAGTATGTCTTGAATCCGTTCTTTACCACGAAACCTGTGGGCAAAGGGACCGGTCTTGGATTGTTTGTAAGTTACGGCATCGTACGACGTATGAATGGACGATTAAGTATAGAAAGTACAGAAGGTAAGGGGACTATCGTGAGTATTGCGTTGCCTGCTTATAAGGGGGGTTAA
- a CDS encoding IS1634 family transposase, with the protein MFVKVTPRTKGGKTYYFAELVEAYREGGKVKHKRILYFGSVDLEIAEKLKIVFSKDFDSFTNINKVDFLSAVPYGSFFLIHSIFERLKMFPLFKKHFVSKDKHITIDTALTCLMTMIFQRIIQPDSKLALTEWLDATPVRHFLLDGEKVPDLQTIYRSLEVLNDNYPVVEQCLYDFAKLVFHQNMQELYYDITSSYFEGHQCIISDYGYSRDHRGDREQLVIGLVTTPDGFPIKCNIYSGNTSDKTTVPRIVEELKNTYQIKEFIFVGDRGMLSDKNIKAIIGLEQKYVMAIPRAWSKKYLIDIAIDETQMQEIQDNLFVRFLPPIDGQRFLLCLNTQKRTDDTEYRNHCIEAIKEGLNTLNKTLIEDKKSRIKTRDEAMKKVGAILKQNKTGKYFDVQGKEDTNSPLGFVLEYSLKSDKVESDQRLDGTFVIQTNEQGYEGEKLVKIYKNLNKVETAFRIIKNDLDIRPMYHRKEARVKGHIYVCVLAYFTIIALETIAHRKNVKKSARKILSELNKIGLIEILLPTGEKRYSLTTIGKDQRRLLNTYDIKKIGLPDVV; encoded by the coding sequence TTGTTTGTAAAAGTTACGCCACGTACCAAGGGCGGGAAAACTTATTATTTTGCCGAATTAGTTGAGGCTTACCGCGAAGGCGGCAAGGTAAAACATAAACGAATTTTATACTTTGGTAGTGTAGACCTAGAGATTGCTGAAAAACTTAAAATTGTATTCTCTAAGGATTTTGATTCGTTTACCAACATTAATAAAGTGGATTTTTTGAGTGCAGTACCCTATGGTTCCTTTTTCTTGATTCACTCTATCTTTGAAAGACTTAAGATGTTCCCTCTTTTTAAGAAACACTTTGTTTCAAAGGATAAACATATTACGATTGACACGGCATTAACCTGCCTGATGACCATGATTTTTCAGCGTATTATTCAACCCGATAGTAAATTGGCTTTGACGGAGTGGCTCGATGCTACTCCCGTTCGCCATTTTCTTCTCGATGGTGAGAAGGTCCCTGATCTACAAACGATTTACCGTTCTCTTGAGGTTTTAAACGATAATTATCCTGTCGTAGAGCAGTGTCTTTATGATTTTGCCAAATTAGTTTTCCACCAGAACATGCAGGAGCTTTACTACGATATTACCAGTTCTTATTTTGAAGGTCATCAATGTATCATCTCAGACTACGGGTATTCTCGTGACCACAGAGGTGATCGGGAACAACTTGTTATCGGCCTAGTTACTACCCCGGACGGGTTTCCAATTAAATGTAACATCTACTCGGGTAATACTTCCGATAAAACGACTGTGCCAAGAATTGTGGAGGAACTAAAGAATACCTACCAGATCAAAGAATTCATTTTTGTCGGGGATAGAGGAATGTTAAGCGACAAAAATATTAAAGCGATTATCGGCCTGGAACAGAAATACGTTATGGCGATTCCGAGGGCCTGGAGCAAGAAATACCTCATAGATATTGCTATCGATGAAACTCAGATGCAGGAGATTCAGGACAATCTCTTTGTTCGGTTTTTGCCTCCCATTGATGGTCAAAGGTTCCTGTTATGTCTAAATACTCAGAAGAGAACTGATGATACAGAGTACCGAAATCATTGTATAGAGGCTATTAAAGAAGGGCTCAATACCTTAAACAAGACCTTAATTGAGGATAAAAAAAGCCGTATTAAGACACGCGATGAAGCGATGAAAAAGGTCGGCGCGATCTTAAAGCAAAACAAAACAGGCAAATATTTTGATGTTCAAGGCAAAGAAGACACTAACAGCCCCTTAGGATTTGTTTTGGAGTACAGTCTAAAATCGGATAAAGTAGAATCGGATCAACGTCTGGACGGTACGTTTGTCATTCAAACGAATGAACAGGGTTACGAGGGCGAGAAGCTTGTCAAAATATACAAAAACCTAAATAAGGTTGAGACGGCTTTTCGCATCATTAAGAATGACTTAGATATTCGACCGATGTATCATAGGAAAGAAGCGAGGGTCAAAGGACATATCTATGTCTGTGTATTAGCTTATTTTACAATTATTGCGCTTGAAACCATTGCCCATCGGAAGAATGTGAAGAAATCGGCACGTAAGATCTTAAGCGAATTAAATAAGATTGGCTTGATAGAAATTCTTCTTCCCACTGGAGAAAAAAGATATTCCTTGACGACGATTGGTAAAGACCAACGACGATTACTTAATACCTATGACATTAAAAAGATCGGACTGCCAGATGTAGTCTAG
- a CDS encoding sigma-54-dependent transcriptional regulator, whose translation MIYKHRILILDDEAELRSVISKRLSRKGYEVLETGTIEDALALLRANLFDGVLLDLKLPDGNGLDFLEQIKVQQPDVQIIMLTGHGTIESAIEAMKLGAFDYLTKPCNLSELEITLQKACAQRKLLVENTGLREVLHRQTPGLEIIGESPLLKGLLAITKKVAQTDETALIKGESGSGKELIARAVHLWSPRADRAYIPINCGAIPETLFESELFGHEKGAFTGAGTKKIGLVEMADQGTLFLDEIGEMPLSIQVKLLRFLETGEFRRVGDNRLRQVNVRIVAASNRDLQNEMNLERFRQDLFYRLNAISLDVPSLRQRKSDILLLADYFLKTSPANQEDGFDKYVLSEKSKEMLLDYDFPGNIRELSHLIKRGQILATGNVIHPQDIWPEKYREDLKQERDQIEQEKVCDSDFVKTFIQIQKTQGNPKLEEVERLYILSALKLVEGNKAQAAKLLGISVRNLYRKIESYASNEVTQCHDIMSW comes from the coding sequence GTGATATATAAGCATCGAATCCTGATCCTGGATGATGAAGCTGAGTTGCGTTCCGTCATTAGCAAACGTTTAAGTCGTAAAGGGTATGAGGTTCTCGAAACAGGGACGATCGAAGATGCGCTTGCTCTTTTGCGGGCAAATCTTTTCGACGGGGTGCTGTTAGACCTAAAGTTGCCTGATGGCAATGGACTTGATTTCTTGGAACAAATAAAAGTTCAACAACCGGATGTGCAAATTATTATGCTGACCGGACATGGTACGATCGAATCCGCAATTGAGGCGATGAAGTTAGGCGCGTTTGATTACCTGACGAAACCTTGTAATTTATCCGAATTGGAAATTACCCTGCAAAAAGCCTGTGCGCAGCGCAAGCTGCTCGTGGAAAACACAGGACTTCGAGAAGTTCTTCACCGCCAAACCCCTGGATTAGAGATTATCGGGGAAAGTCCTTTACTGAAAGGCCTTTTGGCTATTACGAAGAAAGTTGCTCAAACGGATGAAACTGCTCTTATTAAGGGAGAAAGTGGGAGCGGGAAAGAACTCATCGCCCGGGCGGTGCATCTTTGGAGTCCGCGTGCCGACCGTGCCTATATCCCAATAAACTGCGGAGCAATTCCCGAGACTCTCTTTGAGAGTGAGCTTTTTGGTCATGAAAAAGGTGCTTTTACCGGAGCTGGAACTAAAAAGATAGGTCTTGTTGAAATGGCAGATCAAGGGACGCTGTTTTTAGATGAGATCGGAGAAATGCCGTTATCCATTCAAGTTAAACTCTTGCGATTTTTAGAAACCGGGGAATTCAGACGTGTTGGAGATAATCGGCTGCGTCAGGTTAATGTGCGAATTGTTGCGGCGTCCAATCGGGATTTGCAGAATGAGATGAATCTGGAACGGTTTCGCCAAGATTTGTTTTATCGTCTAAATGCTATTTCTTTAGACGTTCCATCCCTGCGCCAACGTAAGAGCGATATCCTTCTTCTGGCAGATTATTTTCTCAAGACATCCCCGGCCAATCAAGAAGATGGTTTCGATAAGTATGTGCTATCTGAGAAATCTAAAGAAATGTTGTTAGACTATGATTTTCCGGGGAATATTCGAGAACTTTCGCATTTAATTAAACGTGGTCAGATTTTGGCGACAGGTAATGTAATTCATCCTCAAGATATATGGCCTGAGAAATACCGGGAGGACTTAAAACAAGAGAGAGATCAGATTGAACAAGAAAAGGTATGCGACTCGGATTTTGTGAAAACCTTTATTCAAATTCAAAAGACCCAGGGTAATCCTAAGCTTGAAGAGGTGGAAAGACTATACATTCTTTCCGCTCTCAAATTAGTCGAGGGAAATAAAGCCCAGGCGGCAAAATTACTTGGCATCAGCGTACGAAACTTATATCGCAAAATAGAATCGTATGCTAGCAATGAAGTGACACAATGTCATGACATAATGTCATGGTGA